DNA sequence from the Pungitius pungitius chromosome 16, fPunPun2.1, whole genome shotgun sequence genome:
CGGGTTTCTGCCGTGTCTGCCTCCCCTTACCACACCAATGTAAGGAGAATATTGATAATCAATGAAGCTGTGGAGCCAGAGAAAGGCGGAATATTAATCTGCTTTACCCTCCGATTTAGCTTTTTATGCAGCGGCTATGTATGGCAGTGGGAAAAGAAATCTGCATAGATTCTAGTTCTTGTTTCTAGAAAAAGAATCTATTGTTTAGGATGTACCAAATATCTTTCCTTTAATCATTTGAATCTTGGATTTTGGTTTTCAAATGATGCTTTTAATGGCTGCCATTGTGTTTTATGGCGCCATTATCCTAAAAAATTAGgaaaaatagaatagaattgAAATGCAATTAATGGTGCTGTTGGATTGCGGCTACTATTAATACAAGTGCTGACTCCCTTTGTGTGCAGCAAGCAGAAGTGCAAACTCCCTTTTGGCCACAgtaacttttgtttttaaaaggataAACACCAACAAATATAGATTCAGGCAGAATATGTGAAATATTTGAATCACAAGTTGTAAGCAAACTTACTAAGCCAATCTAATTCTACAAATACTACAATACTAATCTTCTTAATGTAGCTTGATATTTTCCCAAAACTCTGCAGACACACTAGATATCAACATAACCAATAGAAATGGTTCTGCAgccttttaatttatatttacaaGTAGAACGTTTTGAAAGCAGCATTCTCAATATTGCATACAGCCCCATCTAATAAATAAGTCTTATACATTTCCCATTATCTTGTGTATCTCCATCCACTACCCAGATGGCACGCCCAAAATTTTGGCTTCATTCAGCGAGAGGGTCTACAACATCAATGAGTTTGTGTCGCTGTCGTGTATGGTGAAGGGCACTCCGGAGCCCCGGGTCACGTGGACCCTGGACGACGAGCCCGTTGTCAGGGATAGTTACCATCGCATCTCCCACTACGGCAACGCTGAGGGCCACATGGTCAGCCACCTCAACATCAGCCAGACCCAGGTTCCCGACGAAGGGGTGTACCGCTGCATCTGCAACAACTCGGCTGGGACAGTTTCCCACCAGGCGCGAATAAACGTAAAAGGTGCTTGTCAGATCATCACATATACACATCAACATGTCTTGATTTATTCTGTTTCTAATTGGTTATGTTTAAAGTGCCTGTGATGTGCCAATGAGGAAAGATGGCATGATAAAACTAGTTTTGAGATGTGATGCCATTTTTTCAGAGTAGAAAGCTGTTATAGTAGCTTAAGTACTCAGAATACGGCAGATACTGCTGTGGCTCCTCTCATCATCAGTCACGGCTGCCAGTATTACCTTTTATAATGCCCCACATCCTACCCAACACCTACTGATAGCTTTATATTGGGGCGCCATTAGGTTGATTTATTGTTATCTCCAATGTATGACTGCAGTGCTTTCTGCTCTTTACAGGGACATGGCGGGCTGGGTTGCTTTTTGTGACGTAGCGGTAACTCCAGCCTTCTGTACTTGCTTCGATGCTATTAATATTTCTCTATTGCAAAGAGGGAATTGCATTTTCTGTGCACTGATTGGTTTAATCTTATAGCGTTCACTCTTGCATTTTATAAGGCTAAATAGGGCAATCCTCTAACCCTTAAGCGAGGATTCGCGGATGCCGAATGCAGCCAAGCAATGAAGATACACTTTCTCTGCAATGGCACCTGTGGAAATGTAACGACTGTTTCTCTCGTTGGCTCCTTAATCGTGCTGAAGAGAGTAGCTACCCAGGATATTCCTGGGCTCAAAGTATACTACGGAGCCTAGTTAAACTGTCTTCCACAGTGGTTTAAAGAGAAGCCTAATAGTCTATTTCCCTGACAGACACTCTGTCATGGAAGCACATTGGTTATTCTGTTGGTTTTTCACAAGTGTGCGCAAAAGCTTGCAACATGAGTAATGGTTTCGATAAGGGCTTCATGAGTTGAAAGAGGGAACATTGCACTCTAATGCTTGTCAGAGGCAATCACAGCCGGTGGCAGCACAAGGTAATGTTCACTAAAGACTCCATTTAAAGATATGTTTATCAGGCGGTTTGAATCTCCTTAACGAATCCAGGCAATGTTTAGATTTCCTACTTTCGAAATGAATCAAGGCATGTCAAGTTTATGTTTTTATGcctcctgaaaacacacacctgtcttTTTTAGCAACACCCCCACCTCAAAATCATTTTAAGAGAGTTGTCTCTCCAATGTGTCCTTCAAGGGCCTGCAAGCATCAGACCAATGAAAAACCTCACCGCCATAGCTGGGCGGGACATGCTCATTCACTGCCCCGTCATTGGCTACCCGTACTATTCCATCAAGTGGTACAAAGACTCCAATTTGCTGCCATTCAACCACCGCCAGCGGGCCTTTGTGAACAACGGCACCCTAAAGCTGTTTGACATGCAGAAGGACGTGGATGAAGGCGAATACATGTGCAACGTGCTGGTGCAGCCGCAGCTCTCCACGCACCAGAGCGTCTATGTTACTGTGAAAGGTACGAACCTCGGTCTGATCCATCTCCAGTTACAGTTCACGTCTCAACACTGGATATCAAGTTGGGACTTTATTTACAGAACAAAGGTGCAAGTTTAGGCGCCCTGGGTGAGTGTAGTTCTGGGTCAACCTGAAGTGTCAGGTTAGCAGCTCAGGCCATTTATTTGGGATGTACATGCAGACAGAATCATACGCCAGTATATAGTTTACTCTGACCGTAATCTCCTGGATACCGAGATGACTAATGACTAGTGAAGCAGCATCTCTATCATCCCAGCCTGTTTATCCGGGGCTTTAGCCTGGATGATGATCACCTGagatggctttttttcttcaatgacACTGCATGATTAGAAATGTTGGGATaggcaacaccccccccccccccccctccatccctcctgaCATGCTCAcaagtgtgtggggggtggtgtGGAGTAGACAAAGCTAATTTGCCTCTCAGCTGCTAAGCATTCCAGCACTGCCGAGAGGGAAGCCCCAGGAGCCTATTATGCCTGTTTGGTTGTTAGTTAAGTAAGCACTGAAGTGCATTTTTTCCaatgttatttaaaataattaattttcCAAAGTATCTTGTTCTCGCGATGGCTAAGGGGTCCCCAGAGAGCAAAAGACAGTGAGAGAGTGTTACATGCATGGTGGTTGAGTGACAATTATGCCGCATATATGTTTAGTCATTTTATAAGTGAGGATGTTATATTACATATAAGTAACGGCAAAGGCTTTACACTATATTAAAGAAAACATAGACGATACACTGAACACATGGGGCAAGTTCAAAACTATACACTTAATATACtgtgaaaaaacacaatatacATACTGTGTATTGTATTTGCTGGTGTTAATCCTAAATTGTGGGTGTGCCGTTCAAACCAGTGCTATGCAATTTAATTTGATTCCACCAGTTCCACCCACCATCCACCTATTTGGGTTCCCTCGGTTGTCCATCGGCCAGCGAATCTTCATCCCCTGCGTGGTGATGTCGGGCGACCAACCCGTCTTCATCACGTGGCAGAAGGATGGTCGGCCCATCCCGGCCAGCCTGGGTGTCACTATTGAGAACATCGACTTCACCAGCTTCCTTCGCGTCTCCAACCTCACACTGATGCACAACGGCAACTACACCTGCATTGCACGCAACCAGGCTGCCGCCGTGGAGCACCATAGTCAGCTCATCGTCCAAGGTGAGTGTAGGGCCGGTAACAGAAAACATAGTAGTGGGTGATAGTATCAGATACTTTTTTCCCCAAAGGTTTACATTGATTCTTGATTTGTCTCTCTGAAGACAATGAAAAGCAGTTCCATTTTTTGAGCTGTGAAAGTGAGCTGTTTGTTAGTAGACATATGTTGCATTTTGAGATGACTATGTGTAATTTGTACTTGACTTGCAGTTCCTCCCAAATTTGTGGTGCAAACAAAGGACCAGGACGGTATATATGGAAAGGCAGTGATACTGAACTGCTCAGCTGAAGGCTATCCTGTTCCTACCATCCAGTGGGAGTACTCTATAGGTAAACGAACAGGCTGACCACACACCAGTATACGTGCGTCTCCTAATTGCACACTCAGCCATACAGTATATGACATGGGAAGTGCACAGCTGTCTCCTCCAGGTCCGTTAAGAGTGTTGGATGTGTTTTCAAAAGATTTTGAGATGGATAACCTGCctggcttttcttttaaaaatcacGTGTTATGTTCAGACAATTTTTTCTGCCCTACAGCAACTTGATTCTCCATGGTTTATCATCTTTTTGAATGCAACACAACAAATTTAATGTCCACAGCCTTGAAGTTGAACGCAGAGTAACACCAACATTGAGTACACACAATCACTCTGAGATGAGAAGCAAGAGCTTTCTCTTACTCCTGGAGAGAAATGATGTAACAACTAAGCTACCATGTTCCTTTCCTGGTTGGACAAAATGACAGTGattcttaaaaacaaaaacaatcttaTCACATTACATATTATGGTTCACGACTGTTATTTTAAGGCAAAGCTTATCTAAAGCTAGGTTCCATTACGTTCAGAATTTTGGTTTTGAATGAAGTGACTGAATGAAGTAGCCCTGTTGGAAGGACTGTGGTCACTTTGATTAGTGCATTATGTAATCCTCAATTGTAATTAACTTTGGTAATTCGCTGACATTTCATCCAGCACCATTATCAGGACATTATTTATCCATTACTTTGGTTTATGACCAAATACTTGCTAAGCTGTTAAAAATTGCATCAGTCTCAAATGTTTCTAAGCTAAAATGCTCACCATAGATGGTCACCAACATTACACCCCCGAAACATCAGCATTGCTTTCTGCTTGTCCGCTTGCtggcaatatatatattcattaaagaAATGTTATTTCAAATAGACACACTAGTACAATCTAATTAATCCATTTCTGAAACCTTCAATCGTTCTTCAATAACCCCTCACAATGTATTTCCCCACTCCCATTATTTTGTTATAGCTCAAATATTGTGGTATGGCTTAAGTTTCAGTGATTGTGTTCAAAATGCTACCTCAAAATGTGCAGACATTTCTGTGATTAGGAGACAAACTAAATACTagcctgcgtgtgtgttccTGATCAACACTCACTCTGCCCCCCGTTGACAGGTGCCGGGGTCCCTCAGTTCAGACCCATCATCCTCAACTCAGGCTTTCGGATCGAGGTGCTGATCAACGGCTAGCTGTTCATCAAGCACGTGCTGGAAGAAGACAGTGGCTTCTACCTGTGTAGAGTCAGCAACGACGTTGGAGCTGTCAGCAAGTCCATGTATCTCAATGTCAAAAGTAAGTCTCATGGGGAAAGACCAGCCAAAACCTGAGAATGTAAATGTCACCtgtttgttgcatgtttaacaatgctgcagtctgtgaggtccgcttatttgtttttatatgtAGATTATCCTCAAAGcaaaacatttcttaaaaaaaagagaaatgcatggaggtgacagctgcgtgtagcaaagagacggcgtataataatttaaaagagttttatgaagttaggtcggtgaggatgggaggaatctgacttttttttgcaaacatttgcaccttaacgATTACTGtcgtatttttcttttaataattccttagaccattcaagcagcacgtgtttgagaatgtactgtaggggtgaacgctgcagctgctgctagtgtggagtgaatggacagaaacattaaagcaacaaaggggaaatgctgtcccctcaatgctaatgtaaaccatggttggataaggattcaaaattggatatgaagattaaatctgataaaataatagctcgcagcaacgtatggaaaaaaaactgaactgaactagttcattttaaaatttgtgaactaaactttgaattagttaatgtagaaagtgaactttcccaacactggtggTTTTGCATGTGCCAGTGTGATCTTGAGCCAGTTCGCCGTTGCTCTGCGCTCTTTTTGATCAGTCGCTGCTAGATCAGGCTTATCAAGCCGGAGCAGAGTTCTGCTACCCTGCTGAGCGTCTCACTGTCTGTCAACCGCAgccaaaacacactcacacacattctcactgtCCAGTGTCTTCAGCCAGACAAGTCTgattcacaataaaacatctttgaaGTTTCCAACTACAGAACGCTACCATAGTTCTCCATTGTCTAAAGTTTTTGTAAATCTTTACCATCTAGTCGACCGCAGATAACTACCAAAATTTAAGATTAGATACACAAATGGGGGGGCGATGATTTACAACGCTAACACTTTTCATACCTTCACATGCTCAAAAATGAAAGCCTTTGGTGAGGAAATATGATTCTGAGTTTATTAAATGCGGATCTATAACAGCAGGCAGTGATGGCTGAGGCCAAGCAGAATATTGAATTTGTTTATTAGagctttaaatgtttacatgccagttaatgttttctatttttgtcttCATGTTGAGTTGCTCTTGTTAATTTGAAGGCAAGGTTGAGAACACTTGCTGTAGACTAATGCAAGCGAATAGTTGGATGTAAAATGATAAAACCACAGAACAGGTAGAGAGGTACTACATGTCAGAAGAAATCTCAGCTCAGAATAATCTTTTCCATAACCGAGCCCCAAATGGCTGCTGAGTGAATAAGAGACGATGCTTAAATGTTTGCAACCTCTTGGCTGACATTTTCCATCACATTCGTTCgcagctgatcacgtgatcagtgacgtctgaagcttcgttccggcgcacagtcacgtgaccgcttcgatttgattcaaatgggtgcgaaactatggggcgccgtttgtaaaatgctttacatattttatgtatttacatgattttgactccaaatgtttgaaaaagcgacatgtgaatattgtcctgctttttttatacatatgatgatgctaaatgtatgaaaatggtgcaggattttagaacgtgctacattttacaaacggcgccccatacgaAACAGGGATCGGGCTCGTCTGTCTGatagtcaaagtcagtgttgttgtgagtagcaaagagcaaatttacaatggaaccttttggcaaagagaggtcgctccgagatgtgggagcactttaatttcctctaacaaggttaGCAATAAGAAGGCCAAGTCTGTCCTTTGTATTGTGTGATTATCAATCAGTTATGGatgtttattatatctcaataaaaatcaataatttaatgccccatcccatgtgtccacaagcacctcaatgtccagtcataacaaacctgtacaatcactgccccactgagctttcctctgtaaatcacttcccacattccagataagtccctatgactgccatgaagtgcacatgcagtaggaagcacttgctggtattttaaattatattgcttacatataactataattatatatatatatatatatatataatcttctattaattctactgctagtatgatcacaaacatacatgcacaaaggtgcagaaagacacaaataagtgtttgttccacttcttcccaatgtacaaagaattgaaaaacacaaacaagcacacaattcaaacctgaataacaatagttgtattcatataggaatccatgtatttattaatgatttattggttcaacctttcataatcatgttcaacccacagagactgggccaaaatatactggtagtgtatttgaaacatgcactacacgtatccaacagcagaggtcatcatagagtttgcgatgcattgaatgaatgaacctttttccgatacaattggttggaaagcttcactggttcagaaagcttcactttgccatcactacaCTGAAGTCAcgatttgtatgtttgtgtcagggcgagggtgcaggttgaaggcagacaggactcagatgcaggcgtttccaaaggtgctctttatttacaacaaaaaccGAAGACCGTGCACCACCAACGAGTgacaaaagacaatgacgcgacaagggacaaaaggcacacggggcttaaatacacaagggtggtgcaggtgattggacacaggtggaaacactcagttaatcacaggacaaggcaggaagtgaagttaacccaggaccacaaggaacatgaaacttcaaactaaaacaggaagagagaccaaaccgtgacagtttgtGCTTGGGTGTAAGCAtaagtgtgtgtacatacatatatattatggctgtcaaatgattaaaaattgtaatcaaattaatcCGAATTTTCAGTgcattaatcaggattaatcactttttgcaattacacttgaatcctaaccattttttctttctgaaatgcataccaaagataaataacaggacacagatacacagataattatcattattattatcatcattattattctttaCATCAATACatgttatttatatttgacttggtttaattcattccagaaaataatcaaagcaatgttatttgataagttacagactgatttccctgcatggctctagaagggtctcgagcctctgcagtttatcccactctgctgcggtcggcaaaaaacgagtttgtgctcctgatggtccagggctgcgatgaccagacatgtcaaccctcccgatatttctgTGAGActaccgaatttcaaagcccctcccgaaaatctcccggaccgacctttctcccaaaTTTCTCCCGaaactgggcgcgccgtttcagaccgaacaataataaaggttacaccgcCAGCGCCGccagcacccgcacccccccggtccttttgataattctgaggtctcaaggttggcaagtatggcgatgacggcctctttatttctgctcacgcgcttgaccatttccagcgtcgaattccaacgtgttggaacatcttgctattgtgttggtctgacatatgcctacaggtggcagtaatgtgttgtataggatgaagtgcattccctagaggaagaggt
Encoded proteins:
- the LOC119215738 gene encoding cell adhesion molecule DSCAM-like isoform X2: MWILALIFSQCILNVSRFLITSTGALYILDVQMEDGLYNYRCMTRHRYTGETRQSNSARLIVSDPANSAPHILDSFERREVMASHRVELPCKASGHPAPKYRWLKDNRPLEPDTRFRQSVTGLLIERAQPGDTGTYVCEVWNGYGNAEVIGRLLVKEALKVVVSPRKVKGSVGSQVSLSCSVTGSEEYQLSWYRNGELIYLSNSVRMTGQNRENLVMAGMAKSDGGAYQCFARHGKMSAQDFVQVILEDGTPKILASFSERVYNINEFVSLSCMVKGTPEPRVTWTLDDEPVVRDSYHRISHYGNAEGHMVSHLNISQTQVPDEGVYRCICNNSAGTVSHQARINVKGPASIRPMKNLTAIAGRDMLIHCPVIGYPYYSIKWYKDSNLLPFNHRQRAFVNNGTLKLFDMQKDVDEGEYMCNVLVQPQLSTHQSVYVTVKVPPTIHLFGFPRLSIGQRIFIPCVVMSGDQPVFITWQKDGRPIPASLGVTIENIDFTSFLRVSNLTLMHNGNYTCIARNQAAAVEHHSQLIVQVPPKFVVQTKDQDGIYGKAVILNCSAEGYPVPTIQWEYSIGAGVPQFRPIILNSGFRIEVLING